In Legionella beliardensis, the following are encoded in one genomic region:
- a CDS encoding CocE/NonD family hydrolase, with the protein MSLGKYKVTVIEHTIIKMSDGCELAAKIWLPIKKPEKKVPAILEYLPYRKRDGTAVRDELTHPYLASHGYACIRVDMRGSGESQGFLQDEYLKQEQEDCLEVLRWIAKQSWCTGSIGMMGISWGGFNSLQVAALKPPELKAIVSICSADDRYNNDIHYMGGCLLTEDFVWSATMLAMMSRAPDKKLVEDWRERWLTRISKQPLLSATWLQHPLRDEYWKHGSVCEQTNNFNCPTYLVGGWEDGYSNTVFNLLSSLQCPRKGLIGPWAHKYPHFAKPGPQIGFLQELLRWWDYWLKGIDTGIMAEPMLRVWMQDSVPSKLDYDDRPGRWVAEKSWPSEQVKNEVFWLGDECISTYPVNNDIITHCSPQSVGETGRSWYGHGMSPEKPLDQRVDDERSICFDMSPFNHRLEIFGAPVVELEVAVDKPQAFIVVRLNEVSPDGVSRRVTYGVLNLAHRNSHETLTPIIPGEKMHITMKLNGIAHSFAPGNHLRLAISTTYWPLLWPAPEKVNLKIFVKNSKLTLPTRAPCEEDNSLFVFPEPESAPPLSLTYLRNPSVERYIKRDQNNRVIYTVKEDSGHTLIDNIGLAINYTQQEEYSIQDDDPLSAKLNVKTIIGIGRDEWQTRTEVNSTMQVNKSDYLLAAKLVVYEGDELILTRHWENKIPRFPKESMQIEQIKSEKAGFFYKRTNKLPNEEYDIQLHP; encoded by the coding sequence GTGTCTTTGGGAAAATATAAAGTTACTGTCATTGAACACACTATTATTAAAATGTCTGATGGCTGTGAATTGGCAGCCAAAATCTGGTTGCCCATAAAGAAGCCAGAAAAAAAAGTTCCAGCTATCCTAGAGTATTTACCCTATCGTAAGCGCGATGGGACTGCTGTGCGTGATGAGCTAACTCATCCTTATTTAGCCTCACATGGTTATGCTTGTATTCGTGTTGATATGCGCGGATCTGGAGAGTCCCAAGGTTTTTTGCAAGACGAATATCTTAAACAAGAGCAAGAAGATTGCTTGGAAGTATTGCGTTGGATAGCTAAACAATCCTGGTGTACAGGCAGCATCGGTATGATGGGTATTTCTTGGGGAGGATTTAATAGCTTGCAAGTTGCAGCCCTTAAACCTCCAGAATTAAAAGCTATTGTTTCAATCTGCTCAGCAGATGATCGGTATAATAATGACATACATTATATGGGCGGTTGTTTGTTGACAGAAGATTTTGTTTGGTCGGCAACTATGCTAGCTATGATGTCTCGCGCGCCAGATAAAAAATTAGTAGAGGATTGGCGGGAAAGATGGCTAACTCGAATTAGTAAGCAACCATTATTATCAGCTACATGGCTTCAACACCCTTTACGTGATGAATATTGGAAGCATGGCTCTGTCTGTGAGCAAACAAACAACTTTAATTGCCCTACCTATTTAGTTGGTGGTTGGGAGGATGGTTATTCTAATACCGTTTTTAATTTGTTATCTAGCTTACAATGTCCACGTAAAGGATTAATTGGTCCTTGGGCGCACAAATACCCGCACTTTGCCAAACCCGGTCCACAAATTGGTTTTTTACAAGAATTATTACGTTGGTGGGATTATTGGTTAAAAGGGATAGACACCGGTATTATGGCTGAGCCTATGCTTCGTGTTTGGATGCAAGACTCAGTGCCATCTAAGCTTGATTATGATGATCGACCAGGTAGGTGGGTAGCTGAAAAAAGTTGGCCTAGTGAGCAAGTTAAAAACGAAGTGTTCTGGTTAGGTGATGAGTGTATTTCAACTTATCCAGTAAATAACGATATTATTACTCATTGCTCACCACAATCAGTAGGTGAAACTGGTAGAAGTTGGTATGGCCATGGCATGAGTCCAGAAAAACCGCTTGATCAGCGTGTTGATGATGAGCGTTCAATTTGCTTCGATATGTCGCCTTTTAATCATCGTTTAGAAATTTTTGGTGCACCCGTAGTTGAATTAGAAGTGGCGGTGGATAAACCTCAGGCCTTTATTGTGGTTCGACTTAATGAAGTCTCCCCGGATGGCGTATCAAGACGTGTAACTTATGGGGTATTAAATTTGGCTCATCGTAATAGTCATGAAACACTAACACCTATTATACCTGGGGAAAAAATGCACATTACGATGAAGCTTAATGGTATTGCTCATTCCTTTGCACCAGGAAATCACTTACGTCTTGCTATTTCGACTACGTATTGGCCTTTATTATGGCCTGCGCCTGAAAAAGTAAATCTTAAGATATTTGTGAAAAATTCTAAGCTTACTCTACCTACTCGTGCACCGTGCGAAGAAGATAACTCGCTATTTGTTTTTCCAGAGCCTGAAAGCGCTCCTCCTTTAAGCTTAACTTATCTGCGAAATCCCTCAGTAGAACGTTACATTAAGCGCGATCAAAATAACAGGGTAATTTATACGGTAAAAGAGGATTCAGGACATACGCTTATTGATAATATTGGCCTTGCTATAAATTATACCCAGCAGGAAGAGTATTCTATTCAGGATGATGACCCCTTATCAGCTAAACTTAATGTTAAAACAATAATCGGTATTGGACGTGATGAATGGCAAACTCGTACTGAAGTAAATTCCACTATGCAAGTTAATAAATCAGATTACTTATTAGCAGCTAAATTAGTTGTTTATGAAGGTGATGAATTAATCCTTACGCGTCACTGGGAAAATAAGATTCCTAGGTTTCCAAAAGAAAGCATGCAAATAGAGCAAATAAAATCAGAAAAAGCAGGGTTTTTTTATAAAAGGACAAATAAATTGCCTAACGAAGAGTATGATATTCAGCTACACCCTTAA
- the add gene encoding adenosine deaminase, with amino-acid sequence MIAKKEVAKLFFILILLFPLTGHVNGHSARQCLANIPKAHLSIHLEGSLTTKLYWKFAERNHLKIPYASRQDLKNRIENLTTLSQFLSLYYANSEALQKKQDYYELMTALLRAQHKQGVVHLEIQFDPDSHLHRGVKLNDLLDGITAAVDDFNKHTRLSVLLIPAFLRDKPQELALSTLNKLIYYAKQHAKFKAKFVAIGLDSDEKDNPPSKFYKLFELARKNNLKIIPHGGHDELAQPYISEFLINCNLISRLDHGNMASSDKQVIKRLKQCKIPLALCPISEVKIGPINNLASHPAHFFMKQGLVISINADDPAYLNADLLDNYLELSKALRLNNRDIKKLIINSFRSSLLKKTMQDKWIKEVLKSRCALTEKI; translated from the coding sequence ATGATCGCTAAAAAAGAAGTTGCAAAGCTGTTTTTCATCTTAATTTTACTTTTTCCGCTAACTGGCCATGTCAACGGCCACAGCGCTAGGCAGTGTTTAGCTAATATACCAAAAGCGCATTTGTCAATTCATTTAGAGGGCAGCTTGACCACCAAACTATATTGGAAATTTGCCGAAAGAAATCATCTTAAAATACCTTATGCATCTCGCCAAGATCTAAAAAACCGCATAGAAAATTTAACAACCCTCTCTCAATTTTTGTCCTTATATTATGCTAATAGCGAAGCCTTGCAAAAAAAACAAGATTATTATGAACTCATGACAGCGCTGCTTAGAGCCCAGCATAAACAAGGCGTCGTTCATTTAGAAATACAATTTGACCCAGATTCACATTTGCACAGAGGCGTTAAATTAAACGATTTACTTGATGGCATTACTGCTGCAGTTGATGATTTTAATAAGCATACCCGTCTATCAGTCCTGTTGATTCCCGCATTCTTACGGGATAAGCCGCAAGAATTAGCCTTATCAACGTTAAATAAATTAATTTATTATGCTAAGCAGCACGCCAAATTTAAAGCTAAATTTGTTGCTATTGGCTTAGACTCTGACGAAAAAGACAATCCACCTTCCAAATTTTATAAGCTATTTGAGCTTGCTAGGAAAAATAATTTAAAGATTATTCCACATGGTGGTCATGATGAATTAGCACAACCTTATATCAGTGAGTTTTTAATAAATTGTAACTTAATTAGCCGGCTTGATCATGGCAATATGGCTTCTTCCGATAAACAAGTTATCAAGCGTTTGAAACAATGTAAAATTCCGCTTGCGCTATGTCCGATTTCTGAAGTTAAAATTGGTCCTATTAATAATTTAGCAAGTCATCCAGCACATTTTTTCATGAAACAGGGCCTTGTCATTTCAATAAATGCTGATGATCCCGCTTATCTTAATGCAGATTTACTTGATAACTATTTAGAATTATCTAAAGCACTTAGACTTAATAATAGAGACATAAAGAAGTTGATAATTAATAGCTTTCGTTCTTCATTATTAAAGAAAACCATGCAGGATAAATGGATTAAGGAAGTTTTAAAAAGTCGCTGCGCTTTAACTGAAAAGATATAA
- a CDS encoding DUF4440 domain-containing protein gives MQETIINLLIKKEKQLLDKTDSLTELANLIDDDFIEIGSSATCYDKAEVIRWLASDDQSQRSGNSFKAQALAENIILLTYISSIKATPEAKSKQAMRSSIWRLKQGQWRMIFHQGTPLK, from the coding sequence ATGCAAGAAACGATTATTAATTTATTGATTAAAAAAGAAAAACAATTACTAGATAAGACAGATTCTTTAACTGAGTTGGCCAATCTTATTGATGATGACTTTATAGAAATTGGCAGTAGCGCGACCTGTTATGATAAAGCTGAAGTTATACGATGGCTTGCGAGTGACGATCAATCTCAACGTAGTGGAAATTCATTTAAAGCACAAGCGCTTGCTGAGAATATCATCTTATTAACCTACATTAGCTCAATTAAGGCGACGCCTGAGGCTAAAAGCAAGCAAGCGATGCGCTCATCAATTTGGCGATTGAAGCAAGGGCAGTGGCGCATGATCTTTCATCAAGGCACGCCATTAAAATAA
- a CDS encoding uracil-xanthine permease family protein, with translation MDGNELIYAVNDKPPFVKLILLGLQHTLLMSVYLVLIIIVVRASKLSDAIAVDAVRVGMIALAIATSLQALKPPLGSGFLAAPVVSAIYFKASLLAADAGGLPLVMGMTIFAGFLEILFSRLLYRLRVIFPPGISGFIIVIVGIELGLEGIRQFLGVAKPGAYHFETHFLVGLFTLVMMVGLSIWWRGIIKLICSFIGLLSGFIIAFLFGVINPEKIALLKSIPYVALPNFSFISYQFSFSLILPFFIASIAAALRTIGVITTCQKINDINWKSPDLKSIKGGVFADGMGAVIAGLLGIPGISTGPSLVGISSAAGATSRYIAFATSGILLILALLPKIVSILLIIPMSVVGPALMFTASFMIVGGIQVMTSRNIDARMTYVIGFAFLFGLSKEIYPAFYSSLPHALQAITSTSLSLSVFVALILHLIFRIGIRKDAVVTFEKEKELSKDDLNYFIYENGKKWGINPTIIDRVALTTGEVMQHIRRTQLTEGDVDVKLSYNQVDFIVHIKYIGDLLLLPFVNQGKKVFLEEEAFSYGLTDFLTGVYPDKFERYMLNDEANIKLYFIV, from the coding sequence ATGGATGGTAATGAACTAATTTATGCAGTCAATGATAAACCTCCTTTCGTAAAATTAATTTTACTTGGGCTACAACATACCCTGCTCATGTCTGTCTATTTGGTTCTCATTATTATTGTGGTAAGAGCGTCAAAGCTATCCGATGCTATAGCGGTTGATGCTGTCAGAGTAGGTATGATTGCGCTTGCTATTGCAACCTCGCTACAAGCCTTAAAGCCACCCTTGGGCTCAGGCTTTTTGGCAGCCCCTGTGGTATCTGCTATTTATTTCAAGGCATCCCTACTAGCTGCTGACGCAGGGGGACTCCCCTTAGTCATGGGAATGACTATCTTTGCAGGATTTTTAGAGATTTTGTTTTCTCGCCTGTTATATCGATTACGAGTAATTTTCCCGCCTGGAATTTCTGGTTTTATCATTGTGATTGTTGGTATTGAATTAGGCCTTGAAGGTATTAGGCAATTTCTAGGGGTAGCAAAACCTGGGGCCTATCACTTTGAGACGCATTTTTTGGTTGGCCTATTTACTTTAGTCATGATGGTGGGGTTAAGCATCTGGTGGCGAGGTATTATTAAACTTATTTGCTCTTTTATAGGTTTATTGTCTGGCTTTATAATAGCTTTTCTATTTGGAGTCATCAATCCTGAAAAAATTGCCCTCCTAAAATCGATACCCTATGTTGCCTTGCCTAATTTCTCGTTTATTTCTTATCAATTTTCGTTCTCGCTTATTTTGCCTTTTTTTATAGCTAGCATTGCGGCAGCTCTGCGCACGATTGGCGTGATTACGACGTGTCAAAAAATTAATGATATAAATTGGAAAAGTCCTGATTTAAAGTCAATTAAAGGCGGGGTATTTGCTGACGGTATGGGTGCGGTAATTGCAGGGTTATTAGGTATTCCTGGTATTAGTACCGGTCCAAGTTTAGTGGGTATATCAAGTGCTGCAGGAGCCACGAGCCGCTACATTGCTTTTGCAACAAGCGGTATTTTGTTGATTCTGGCATTACTGCCCAAAATAGTCTCCATTTTATTAATTATTCCCATGTCTGTTGTAGGTCCTGCATTAATGTTTACTGCAAGTTTTATGATAGTAGGCGGTATTCAGGTTATGACCTCAAGAAATATTGATGCCAGGATGACTTATGTTATAGGTTTTGCTTTTTTATTTGGACTTAGTAAAGAAATATACCCTGCATTTTATAGCTCATTACCGCATGCATTACAAGCGATTACAAGTACCTCACTTTCACTTTCAGTTTTTGTTGCTCTTATCCTGCATCTGATTTTCCGTATAGGTATACGCAAAGATGCAGTGGTAACCTTTGAAAAAGAAAAAGAGTTATCTAAAGATGATCTGAATTATTTTATCTATGAAAATGGTAAAAAATGGGGCATCAACCCGACAATAATAGACAGAGTAGCACTTACAACTGGCGAAGTGATGCAACATATTCGTCGGACTCAACTAACTGAAGGTGATGTCGATGTTAAATTAAGTTATAACCAAGTAGACTTTATTGTCCATATAAAATACATCGGGGACTTGTTACTACTGCCCTTTGTCAACCAAGGAAAGAAAGTGTTTCTCGAAGAAGAAGCGTTCTCTTATGGCTTAACTGATTTCCTAACAGGCGTCTACCCTGATAAATTTGAGCGCTACATGCTTAACGATGAGGCGAATATTAAATTGTATTTTATTGTCTAA
- a CDS encoding GNAT family N-acetyltransferase, whose translation MNHFTFKPLAVEDLNQLYQWFQEPAINYWYARDKHWTRSEIKEKYEPRILGKEHVPSFIAYIADSPFGFIQYYLLTESLPEGIDGYDNALFQQYEAHSLVGIDLFIAEEKGRSKGAGVELINQFINNFLTHFKAIIVDPDVNNQQAIRCYEKVGFKQTKFSGDPNHLIMIKSLF comes from the coding sequence ATGAATCATTTTACATTTAAGCCATTAGCTGTGGAAGATTTAAATCAACTCTATCAATGGTTTCAAGAACCAGCTATTAACTATTGGTATGCAAGAGATAAACACTGGACACGCAGTGAAATTAAAGAAAAATATGAACCGAGAATTTTAGGCAAAGAGCATGTACCGAGCTTTATAGCATATATCGCTGACTCCCCTTTTGGATTCATACAATATTATTTACTCACCGAATCATTACCTGAGGGGATTGATGGTTATGATAATGCACTTTTTCAACAATATGAGGCCCACTCTCTAGTGGGAATTGATCTGTTTATTGCAGAAGAGAAAGGACGAAGCAAGGGAGCTGGAGTAGAACTCATCAATCAATTTATTAATAACTTTCTAACTCACTTTAAAGCGATTATTGTTGATCCAGATGTCAACAACCAACAAGCCATTCGCTGTTACGAAAAAGTGGGCTTTAAGCAAACAAAATTTAGTGGCGATCCAAACCATCTCATCATGATAAAATCCTTATTTTAG